From the genome of Drosophila melanogaster chromosome 2L, one region includes:
- the CG15403 gene encoding uncharacterized protein, whose amino-acid sequence MFPKSGKTCALLAARLPYGFAFNQLKTMSPVHLFHSTALMQNYISGTRKPISIREKREYKYSSQDMNWTKHGGCFKQNYSTESASTGTATTLKITKREQLKRAFKEYGATIVVFHVVISVISLGGFYALVSSGINLVPVLEYFGMGSSAVAEKVAAGSTFVVAFAVHKIFAPARISITLGTTPFIVRYLRSKGLLKPKST is encoded by the coding sequence ATGTTCCCAAAGTCGGGGAAGACATGTGCGCTTCTTGCAGCCCGTTTGCCTTATGGGTTTGCGTTTAATCAACTCAAGACGATGTCACCTGTTCATCTCTTTCACTCGACTGCCTTAATGCAAAACTACATAAGTGGAACAAGAAAACCAATTTCAATCAGAGAAAAACGGGAATACAAATATTCATCTCAAGACATGAACTGGACGAAACATGGAGGATGCTTTAAGCAAAACTACAGTACCGAATCCGCCTCCACGGGGACCGCAACGACCTTAAAGATAACTAAAAGGGAACAACTGAAGCGGGCATTCAAGGAGTATGGAGCAACCATTGTTGTCTTTCATGTGGTCATTTCCGTCATTTCTCTTGGAGGCTTTTATGCACTTGTTTCCAGTGGAATAAACCTGGTGCCCGTACTGGAATACTTTGGAATGGGTTCATCGGCGGTTGCGGAGAAAGTTGCCGCAGGAAGCACCTTTGTTGTGGCCTTTGCCGTTCATAAAATCTTTGCGCCAGCCAGAATCAGCATCACATTGGGCACCACACCGTTTATCGTGAGGTATTTGCGATCCAAGGGACTTCTGAAGCCAAAAAGCACATAG